The Burkholderia mayonis genome window below encodes:
- the hemB gene encoding porphobilinogen synthase produces the protein MSIHPLYRPRRMRRDDFSRRLMRENILTTNDLIYPVFVVEGTNVRQPVLSMPGVERVSVDLLMGVAEQCVALGVPVLSLFPAIEPSLKTPDGREAANPEGLIPRAVRELKRRFPELGVLTDVALDPYTSHGQDGVLDESGYVLNDETLEILVEQARAQAEAGVDIVAPSDMMDGRIGAVREMLESDGHIHTRIMAYSAKYASAFYGPFRDAVGSASNLGKSDKMTYQMDPANSDEALREVRLDIDEGADMVMVKPGMPYLDIVRRVKDEFRFPTYVYQVSGEYAMLKAAAQNGWLDHDKVVLESLLAFKRAGADGILTYFALDAARLLRAQK, from the coding sequence ATGAGCATCCATCCGCTGTACCGTCCGCGCCGCATGCGCCGCGACGATTTCTCGCGCCGCCTGATGCGCGAAAACATCCTCACCACGAACGACCTGATCTACCCCGTGTTCGTCGTCGAAGGCACGAACGTGCGCCAGCCGGTGCTGTCGATGCCGGGCGTCGAGCGCGTGTCGGTCGATCTGCTGATGGGCGTCGCCGAGCAGTGCGTCGCGCTCGGCGTGCCGGTCCTGTCGCTCTTTCCGGCGATCGAGCCGTCGCTGAAGACGCCCGACGGCCGCGAAGCCGCCAACCCCGAAGGGCTGATCCCCCGCGCGGTGCGCGAGCTGAAGCGCCGCTTCCCCGAACTCGGCGTGCTGACCGACGTCGCGCTCGATCCGTACACGAGCCACGGCCAGGACGGCGTGCTCGACGAGTCCGGCTACGTGCTCAACGACGAAACGCTCGAGATCCTCGTCGAGCAGGCGCGCGCGCAAGCGGAAGCGGGGGTTGACATCGTCGCGCCGTCGGACATGATGGATGGCCGCATCGGCGCGGTGCGCGAGATGCTCGAGAGCGACGGCCACATCCACACGCGGATCATGGCGTACTCCGCGAAGTACGCGTCCGCGTTCTACGGCCCGTTCCGCGACGCGGTCGGCTCCGCGTCGAATCTCGGCAAGAGCGACAAGATGACCTACCAGATGGATCCGGCCAACAGCGACGAGGCGCTGCGCGAAGTGCGCCTCGACATCGACGAAGGCGCGGACATGGTGATGGTGAAGCCCGGCATGCCGTACCTCGACATCGTACGCCGCGTGAAGGACGAATTCCGCTTCCCGACCTACGTTTACCAGGTGAGTGGCGAGTACGCGATGCTGAAGGCCGCCGCGCAGAACGGCTGGCTCGATCACGACAAGGTCGTGCTCGAATCGCTGCTCGCGTTCAAGCGTGCGGGTGCAGACGGCATCCTCACGTACTTCGCGCTCGACGCGGCGCGGCTGCTGCGCGCGCAGAAGTGA
- the rpsK gene encoding 30S ribosomal protein S11, with amino-acid sequence MAKASNSAAQRVRKKVKKNVAEGVVHVHASFNNTIITITDRQGNALAWATSGGQGFKGSRKSTPFAAQVAAESAGRVAMEYGVKNLEVRIKGPGPGRESAVRALHGLGIKITAISDVTPIPHNGCRPPKRRRI; translated from the coding sequence ATGGCTAAGGCTTCGAACTCCGCGGCGCAACGCGTTCGCAAAAAGGTTAAGAAGAACGTCGCTGAAGGCGTGGTTCACGTTCACGCGTCGTTCAACAACACGATCATCACGATCACCGATCGCCAGGGCAATGCGCTGGCGTGGGCGACGTCGGGCGGCCAGGGCTTCAAGGGCTCGCGCAAGTCGACGCCGTTCGCCGCACAGGTGGCTGCCGAGTCGGCTGGCCGCGTGGCGATGGAATATGGCGTGAAGAATCTGGAAGTGCGGATCAAGGGCCCCGGCCCGGGCCGCGAGTCAGCGGTGCGCGCACTGCACGGCCTCGGCATCAAGATCACTGCGATTTCGGATGTGACGCCGATTCCGCACAACGGCTGCCGTCCGCCGAAGCGTCGCCGCATCTAA
- a CDS encoding DNA-directed RNA polymerase subunit alpha — protein sequence MQTSLLKPKIIAVESLGENHAKVVMEPFERGYGHTLGNALRRVLLSSMVGYAPTEVTIAGVVHEYSTLDGVQEDVVNLLLNLKGVVFKLHNRDEVTVTLRKEGEGVVTAGDIELAHDCEVINPNHVIAHLSKGGKLDVQIKVEKGRGYVPGNVRRYGDETAKIIGRIVLDASFSPVRRVSYAVESARVEQRTDLDKLVMNIETSGVITPEEAIRQSARILVDQLSVFAALEGTETAAEAPSRAPQIDPILLRPVDDLELTVRSANCLKAENIYYIGDLIQRTENELLKTPNLGRKSLNEIKEVLASRGLTLGMKLENWPPAGLDK from the coding sequence ATGCAAACCAGTTTGTTGAAACCCAAGATCATCGCCGTGGAATCGCTTGGCGAGAACCACGCGAAAGTGGTGATGGAGCCGTTCGAACGCGGTTACGGCCACACCTTGGGCAATGCGCTTCGCCGCGTACTGCTGTCGTCGATGGTCGGCTATGCGCCGACCGAAGTGACGATCGCCGGTGTCGTGCACGAGTATTCGACGCTTGATGGTGTGCAAGAGGACGTCGTCAACCTGCTGCTGAACCTGAAGGGCGTGGTGTTCAAGCTGCATAACCGCGACGAAGTCACGGTGACGCTGCGCAAGGAAGGCGAAGGCGTCGTGACGGCCGGCGATATCGAACTGGCCCACGACTGCGAAGTCATCAACCCGAATCACGTGATCGCGCATCTGTCGAAGGGCGGCAAGCTCGACGTGCAGATCAAGGTCGAAAAGGGTCGCGGCTATGTGCCGGGCAACGTGCGCCGCTATGGCGACGAAACGGCGAAGATCATTGGCCGCATCGTCCTCGACGCGTCGTTCTCGCCGGTTCGCCGCGTGAGCTATGCGGTCGAGAGCGCGCGTGTCGAACAGCGTACCGATCTCGACAAGCTCGTGATGAACATCGAAACGAGCGGCGTCATCACGCCGGAAGAAGCGATCCGCCAATCGGCACGCATCCTCGTCGACCAGCTGTCCGTGTTCGCGGCGCTGGAAGGCACGGAAACGGCCGCGGAAGCGCCGTCGCGCGCGCCGCAGATCGACCCGATCCTGCTGCGCCCGGTCGATGATCTCGAGCTGACCGTCCGTTCGGCGAATTGCCTGAAGGCCGAAAACATCTACTATATCGGCGACCTGATCCAGCGCACGGAAAACGAGCTGCTGAAGACGCCGAACCTCGGCCGTAAGTCGCTGAACGAGATCAAGGAAGTGCTCGCTTCGCGCGGTCTCACGCTGGGCATGAAGCTCGAGAACTGGCCGCCGGCTGGTCTCGACAAGTAA
- the yihA gene encoding ribosome biogenesis GTP-binding protein YihA/YsxC, which yields MAFLLHQARFLTTVNHLRDLPPTVQPEIAFAGRSNAGKSTAINVLCNQKRLAFASKTPGRTQHINYFSVGPAAEPVANLVDLPGYGYAEVPGAAKAHWEQLLSTYLQTRPQLRGMILMMDSRRPLTELDRRMIEWFAPTGKPIHTLLTKCDKLTRQESTNALRATQKGLDAYRDAGYVGKLTVQLFSALKRTGLDDAHALIESWVRPAAADEDRSAVAE from the coding sequence ATGGCCTTCTTGCTCCATCAAGCCCGCTTCCTCACGACCGTCAATCATCTACGCGACCTGCCGCCGACCGTGCAGCCCGAAATCGCGTTCGCCGGCCGCTCGAACGCCGGCAAATCGACGGCGATCAACGTGCTTTGCAATCAGAAGCGGCTCGCTTTCGCGTCGAAGACGCCCGGGCGCACGCAGCACATCAACTATTTCTCGGTCGGCCCGGCGGCGGAGCCCGTCGCGAACCTCGTCGACCTGCCGGGCTACGGCTACGCGGAAGTGCCGGGCGCCGCGAAGGCGCACTGGGAGCAGTTGCTGTCGACATATCTGCAGACCCGCCCGCAGCTCCGCGGCATGATCCTGATGATGGATTCGCGCCGGCCGCTCACCGAGCTCGATCGCCGGATGATCGAGTGGTTCGCGCCGACCGGCAAGCCGATTCACACGCTGCTGACGAAGTGCGACAAATTGACGCGGCAGGAAAGCACCAACGCGCTGCGCGCGACGCAGAAAGGCCTCGACGCGTATCGGGACGCCGGCTACGTGGGCAAGCTGACCGTGCAGCTTTTCTCGGCGCTGAAGCGCACCGGGCTCGACGACGCGCATGCGCTGATCGAAAGCTGGGTGCGGCCCGCGGCCGCCGACGAAGATCGCAGCGCTGTAGCAGAATGA
- the rpsD gene encoding 30S ribosomal protein S4: MARYIGPKAKLSRREGTDLFLKSARRSLADKCKLDSKPGQHGRTSGARTSDYGTQLREKQKVKRIYGVLERQFRRYFAEADRRKGNTGENLLQLLESRLDNVVYRMGFGSTRAEARQLVSHKAITLNGVVANIPSQQVKPGDVISIREKSKKQARIVEALSLAEQGGLASWVAVDAKKFEGTFKQVPERADIAGDINESLIVELYSR, from the coding sequence GTGGCACGTTATATCGGCCCCAAAGCCAAGCTGTCCCGCCGTGAAGGCACCGATCTGTTCCTGAAGAGCGCGCGCCGCTCGCTCGCCGACAAATGCAAGCTCGACAGCAAGCCGGGTCAGCACGGCCGTACCTCGGGTGCGCGCACGTCGGATTACGGCACGCAGCTCCGCGAAAAGCAGAAGGTCAAGCGCATCTACGGCGTGCTGGAGCGTCAGTTCCGCCGCTACTTCGCTGAAGCCGATCGCCGCAAGGGCAACACGGGTGAAAACCTGCTGCAACTGCTCGAGTCGCGTCTCGACAACGTCGTGTACCGCATGGGCTTCGGTTCGACCCGCGCTGAAGCGCGTCAGCTCGTGAGCCACAAGGCCATCACGCTGAACGGCGTCGTCGCGAATATCCCGTCGCAGCAAGTGAAGCCTGGCGACGTGATCTCGATTCGCGAAAAGTCGAAGAAGCAGGCGCGTATCGTCGAAGCGCTGTCGCTGGCCGAGCAAGGCGGCCTGGCGAGCTGGGTTGCGGTCGATGCGAAGAAATTCGAAGGCACATTCAAGCAAGTGCCGGAGCGCGCCGACATCGCGGGCGACATCAACGAAAGCCTGATCGTCGAATTGTATTCGCGTTAA
- the cutA gene encoding divalent-cation tolerance protein CutA: protein MVIVMMLTTVPDAAVARALADGALSARLAACVSELGTIRSSYHWQGKVETAAEIQLLFKTSAVRALELERYIQSHHPYDVPEIVSWQATASAAYGQWVATETQRSFHV, encoded by the coding sequence ATGGTGATCGTGATGATGTTGACGACCGTGCCCGACGCCGCCGTTGCCCGCGCGCTCGCCGACGGCGCGCTGTCGGCCCGGCTCGCCGCGTGCGTGTCCGAGCTCGGCACGATCCGTTCGAGCTACCATTGGCAGGGCAAGGTCGAGACGGCCGCCGAGATCCAGCTCCTGTTCAAGACGAGCGCCGTGCGAGCGCTGGAACTCGAGCGGTATATCCAGTCGCACCATCCGTATGACGTCCCGGAGATCGTCTCATGGCAGGCGACGGCGTCCGCCGCCTACGGCCAGTGGGTCGCCACCGAAACTCAGCGTTCATTTCATGTTTAA
- the rpsM gene encoding 30S ribosomal protein S13, protein MARIAGVNIPNHQHTEIGLTAIFGIGRTRARSICAASGVAFSKKVKDLTDADLEKLREEVGKFVVEGDLRREVTMNIKRLMDLGCYRGVRHRKGLPLRGQRTRTNARTRKGPRRAAQALKK, encoded by the coding sequence ATGGCTCGTATCGCAGGGGTTAACATCCCGAACCACCAGCATACCGAAATCGGTCTGACGGCGATTTTTGGTATCGGCCGCACGCGCGCGCGCAGCATTTGCGCGGCTTCTGGTGTGGCTTTCTCGAAGAAGGTCAAGGACCTGACCGACGCAGACCTCGAAAAGCTGCGTGAAGAAGTGGGCAAGTTTGTCGTCGAAGGCGATCTGCGCCGTGAAGTGACGATGAACATCAAGCGCCTGATGGATCTCGGCTGCTATCGTGGCGTGCGTCATCGCAAGGGCCTGCCCCTGCGTGGCCAGCGTACGCGTACGAACGCCCGTACTCGCAAGGGTCCGCGTCGCGCAGCACAAGCGCTGAAGAAATAA
- a CDS encoding c-type cytochrome, with protein MNRLSKSLVVLQFAVAGLVGFMAEAKAADAAKPDLDRGKAIAAQVCVACHGVDGNSATGSFPKLAGQHPDYLVKQLHDFKTQPGAKGPVRVNSVMVGFASALNDQDARSVAAYYGSQSAKLGAARNAATVPVGQKIYRGGIAEKGVPACASCHGPTGQGIPVQYPRLSGQWADYTVAQLTAFQQGTRNNEAMHQIALRLTDSEVKAVADYIAGLH; from the coding sequence ATGAATCGACTGAGCAAGTCTTTGGTGGTGCTTCAGTTCGCAGTAGCGGGGCTCGTTGGTTTCATGGCGGAGGCAAAAGCGGCGGATGCGGCAAAGCCGGATCTCGACCGGGGCAAGGCGATCGCGGCGCAGGTGTGCGTGGCGTGCCACGGCGTCGACGGCAACAGTGCAACGGGCTCGTTTCCGAAGCTCGCCGGTCAGCACCCTGATTATCTGGTCAAGCAGTTGCACGATTTCAAGACGCAGCCGGGCGCGAAGGGGCCGGTGCGCGTCAATTCCGTGATGGTCGGATTCGCGAGCGCGCTGAACGATCAGGATGCGCGCAGCGTCGCCGCCTATTACGGGTCGCAGTCGGCCAAGCTCGGCGCCGCGCGCAACGCGGCCACCGTGCCGGTCGGTCAGAAGATCTATCGCGGTGGCATCGCCGAGAAGGGCGTGCCCGCCTGCGCGAGCTGCCACGGGCCGACGGGACAGGGCATTCCGGTCCAGTATCCGCGGCTGTCGGGCCAGTGGGCGGACTACACGGTCGCGCAGTTGACCGCGTTCCAGCAGGGCACGCGCAACAACGAGGCGATGCATCAGATCGCGCTCCGGCTGACGGACAGCGAAGTCAAGGCCGTCGCCGATTACATCGCTGGCCTGCACTGA
- the rpmJ gene encoding 50S ribosomal protein L36, translated as MKVMASVKRICRNCKIIKRKGVVRVICSSDPRHKQRQG; from the coding sequence ATGAAAGTGATGGCATCGGTTAAGCGCATTTGCCGCAATTGCAAGATCATCAAGCGCAAAGGCGTGGTTCGCGTGATCTGCAGCTCGGATCCGCGTCACAAGCAACGTCAAGGCTGA
- the rplQ gene encoding 50S ribosomal protein L17 has protein sequence MRHRHGLRKLNRTSSHRLAMLRNMSNSLIEHEVIKTTLPKAKELRKVVEPLITLGKKPSLANRRLAFNRLRDRDSVAKLFDVLGPRFANRPGGYLRILKFGFRVGDNAPMALVELLDRPEVEETENVQEAE, from the coding sequence ATGCGTCACCGTCACGGTCTGCGGAAACTGAACCGCACGAGCAGCCACCGTCTGGCTATGCTCCGCAATATGTCCAACTCGCTGATCGAGCACGAAGTCATCAAGACGACGCTGCCGAAGGCGAAGGAACTCCGTAAAGTCGTCGAGCCGCTGATCACGCTCGGCAAAAAGCCGTCGCTCGCAAACCGCCGCCTGGCGTTCAACCGCCTGCGCGATCGCGATTCCGTCGCGAAGCTGTTCGACGTCCTCGGCCCGCGTTTCGCGAACCGTCCGGGTGGCTACCTGCGCATCCTGAAGTTCGGTTTCCGCGTCGGCGACAATGCACCGATGGCGCTCGTCGAACTGCTCGACCGTCCGGAAGTCGAAGAGACCGAAAACGTCCAGGAAGCCGAATAA
- the dsbD gene encoding protein-disulfide reductase DsbD — MFNRIPLHAQSRLRFLLAVVAMLGVLFGASFAARAADDFLDPAVAFKFSASEAPGQVDIRFKIADGYYMYRERFAFAVKSGSATLGEPQLPAGHVKFDPTFQKNVETYRGDLTVHLPVKQASGPFELAVTSQGCADEGICYPPAEHVVRIDGAALGANGATPVAAAGADPSAADGGSWYERVTSADYARSLLEGHGFLTIIALYFVAGMVLSLLPCSYPMIPILSAIIVGEGAHATRTRAFALSLTYVIGMALVYTALGVVAALVGQSLGAWLQNPWVLGAFALLLTVFALLLIGGIDIALPQRWQSGAAQTSGPRKGGRFAAVATMGALSALVVGACMTAPLFAVLAFIAHTGNAFLGGAALFSMGLGLGVPLLVIGLGAGTLLPRAGAWMDGVKVFFGVVLLAAALWIVWPVLNAASQLGLGALWLLIAAAALGLFTPHSGSSSIWRRLGRGLGAALAIWAAMLLVGLAAGSTDPLRPLAVLAARAAPSGAVANAGAAAHEGPAFAPARSVAELDEIVKTSAQPVMLDFYADWCVSCKEMEHLTFSDARVEARLAQMHLVRADVTANTPDDQALLKRFGLFGPPGIIVFDRNGQERGRVVGYQSADRFLRSLDRMALPAVLSAS; from the coding sequence ATGTTTAACCGCATTCCGCTTCACGCGCAGTCCCGCCTCCGCTTCCTGCTCGCCGTTGTCGCAATGCTCGGCGTGCTGTTCGGCGCGTCGTTCGCGGCGCGCGCCGCAGACGATTTTCTCGATCCCGCGGTCGCATTCAAATTCAGTGCGAGCGAGGCACCGGGACAGGTCGACATCCGTTTCAAGATCGCCGACGGCTATTACATGTATCGCGAGCGGTTCGCGTTCGCCGTGAAAAGCGGCTCGGCGACGCTCGGCGAGCCGCAACTGCCGGCCGGACACGTGAAGTTCGATCCGACGTTCCAGAAGAATGTCGAAACCTACCGCGGCGACCTGACGGTCCACCTGCCGGTCAAACAAGCGTCGGGGCCGTTTGAGCTCGCGGTGACGTCGCAGGGCTGCGCGGACGAAGGGATCTGCTATCCGCCCGCCGAGCATGTCGTGCGGATCGACGGCGCGGCGCTCGGCGCCAACGGAGCGACGCCGGTGGCCGCCGCCGGTGCCGATCCGTCTGCGGCCGACGGCGGCAGCTGGTACGAGCGCGTGACAAGCGCCGACTACGCGCGCTCACTGCTCGAGGGCCACGGGTTCCTGACGATCATCGCACTCTATTTCGTGGCCGGCATGGTGCTGAGCCTGTTGCCTTGCTCGTATCCGATGATTCCGATCCTGTCGGCGATCATCGTCGGCGAAGGCGCGCATGCGACGCGCACGCGCGCCTTCGCGTTGTCGCTCACCTACGTGATCGGCATGGCGCTCGTCTATACGGCGCTCGGTGTCGTGGCCGCGCTGGTCGGGCAGAGCCTCGGCGCCTGGCTGCAGAATCCATGGGTGCTCGGCGCGTTCGCGCTGCTCCTCACGGTGTTCGCGCTGCTGTTGATCGGCGGAATCGACATCGCGCTGCCGCAGCGTTGGCAGAGCGGCGCCGCACAGACTTCCGGGCCGCGCAAGGGCGGGCGCTTCGCCGCCGTCGCAACGATGGGCGCACTGTCAGCGCTTGTCGTCGGCGCATGCATGACCGCGCCGCTTTTCGCGGTACTCGCGTTCATCGCGCATACCGGCAATGCGTTTCTCGGTGGCGCGGCGCTCTTTTCGATGGGGCTCGGCCTTGGCGTTCCGCTTCTCGTCATCGGGCTCGGCGCAGGCACGTTGCTGCCGCGCGCCGGCGCCTGGATGGACGGCGTGAAGGTGTTCTTCGGCGTGGTGCTGCTCGCTGCCGCGCTGTGGATCGTCTGGCCGGTGCTGAACGCCGCGTCGCAGCTCGGCCTGGGCGCGTTGTGGCTGCTGATCGCCGCCGCCGCGCTCGGGCTTTTCACGCCGCATTCGGGCTCGTCGTCGATCTGGCGCCGCCTCGGGCGCGGGCTCGGCGCTGCGCTCGCGATCTGGGCCGCGATGCTCCTCGTCGGCTTGGCAGCGGGCTCGACTGATCCGCTGCGCCCGCTCGCGGTGTTGGCGGCGCGAGCGGCGCCCAGCGGCGCCGTGGCGAATGCCGGCGCGGCCGCGCACGAAGGGCCGGCGTTCGCGCCGGCGCGTTCGGTCGCCGAGCTCGACGAGATCGTGAAGACGTCGGCGCAGCCCGTGATGCTCGACTTCTATGCGGACTGGTGCGTGAGCTGCAAGGAGATGGAGCATCTGACGTTCTCCGACGCGCGCGTCGAGGCGCGGCTCGCGCAAATGCATCTCGTGCGCGCGGACGTCACCGCAAACACGCCGGACGATCAGGCGCTCTTGAAGCGTTTCGGGTTGTTCGGGCCGCCCGGCATCATCGTGTTCGATCGGAACGGGCAGGAACGCGGGCGTGTCGTCGGCTATCAGTCTGCGGATCGTTTTCTGCGCAGCCTCGATCGCATGGCGCTGCCGGCCGTGTTGTCGGCGTCGTGA